The Mesorhizobium sp. B1-1-8 genome contains a region encoding:
- a CDS encoding GNAT family N-acetyltransferase, whose translation MSTIAIRPATAADLDRISEIYADAVTHGTASYELEPPSRAEMGSRFDNLAVGGFPYVVAERDGVVLGYAYAGPFRPRPAYRFVVEDSVYVAAEAKGQGVGLLLMQALIETARKAGFRQIIAVIGDGHADSASVRLHEKLGFRHSGRLEGSGYKHGRWLDTVFMQLSLNGGAALPPDPESLLERKFRGVR comes from the coding sequence ATGAGCACTATTGCCATCAGACCCGCCACCGCGGCCGACCTCGACCGGATCTCCGAAATCTATGCCGATGCGGTCACGCATGGCACGGCAAGCTACGAGCTGGAGCCGCCCAGCCGCGCCGAAATGGGCAGCCGATTCGACAATCTGGCGGTGGGCGGATTTCCCTATGTCGTGGCCGAGAGGGACGGCGTGGTGCTCGGCTATGCCTATGCCGGACCGTTCCGGCCGCGGCCGGCTTATCGCTTCGTGGTCGAGGATTCGGTCTACGTCGCAGCTGAGGCCAAGGGCCAGGGCGTCGGCCTGCTGCTGATGCAGGCGCTGATCGAGACGGCGCGCAAGGCCGGCTTTCGCCAGATCATCGCGGTGATCGGCGACGGCCACGCGGACAGCGCTTCGGTGCGGCTGCACGAGAAGCTCGGCTTCCGCCATTCCGGCCGCCTGGAAGGGTCAGGCTACAAGCACGGGCGCTGGCTGGACACGGTGTTCATGCAGCTGTCGCTGAACGGCGGGGCCGCGCTGCCGCCCGATCCGGAGTCGCTGCTGGAGCGGAAATTTCGTGGGGTCCGGTAG
- a CDS encoding DUF2794 domain-containing protein, with product MTDHSSGTEDGEASGILIPLHEARRERLDQPVRFDRRELDQILRLYGRMVAANEWRDYAIDHLADRAVFSVFRRASEVPLFQIVKDPKLARRQGAFAVIAAGGRILKRGQELGRVLGVFDPKLKVVDA from the coding sequence ATGACCGATCACAGCAGCGGGACGGAGGATGGGGAAGCATCCGGAATACTGATCCCGCTACACGAGGCGCGGCGCGAGCGCCTCGACCAGCCGGTGCGCTTCGACCGGCGTGAACTGGACCAGATCCTGAGACTCTACGGACGCATGGTGGCAGCCAATGAATGGCGCGACTATGCCATCGATCATCTCGCGGACCGCGCCGTCTTTTCCGTCTTCCGCCGGGCCAGCGAAGTGCCGTTGTTCCAGATCGTCAAGGACCCCAAGCTGGCGCGCCGGCAAGGCGCCTTCGCCGTCATCGCGGCGGGCGGCCGCATCCTGAAGCGCGGCCAGGAGCTCGGCCGGGTGCTCGGCGTGTTCGACCCCAAGCTGAAGGTGGTCGATGCGTGA